GTTGCTTTAGCTGCTGCAAGAGATAAAGTTTCGCCCCCAAAAGTTCCTGAAAAAAAGATATCATTCATTAACATCATAACTTCACGTTTACCAACGATTGCAGATAGCGGCATACCGTTAGCCATCCCCTTACCAAAGGTTGCTAAATCGGGTGTTACACCAAAGTAGCTTTGAGCGCCACCTAAGTGATATCTAAACCCAGTGATGATTTCATCAAAAACAAGCACGATGCCATTACGAGAGCATATTTCTCGTACTTTCTCTAAAAAACCGTCTTCAGGAGGCGCTATATTAAGTGGCTCCATAATGACTGCTGCAAGTTCGTCTGGGTGATTTTCAATGAGCGCTTCTAGTGAAGAGATATCGTTGTAAGTGAAGCCATGAGTTAGCTTTTTAGTGGCTTCAGGCACACCTATATCACGTGTGGTCGAACCTATATACCAGTCTTGCCAACCATGGTAACCACACACAGCAATGTGTTCTCGTCCTGTATAAGCTCGTGCTAGACGCACGGCAGCACTGGTAACATCACTGCCATTTTTAGCGAAGCGAACCATTTCAGCACAGGGAATAAGGTCAACTAAGAGCTCTGCCACTTCAGCTTCTAAAGTATGGGGAAGTGAAAAACTTATGCCTGATAAAAGTTGTGCTTTGATTGCATCATCAACTTCTTGGTCTTGGTAGCCCAAGCTAACGCAGAGCAAGCCATTAATGTAGTCGGTATAAATATTGTTATCGAGGTCGGTAACCTGAGCGCCCTTACCATACTTAATAAAAAGTGGTGCAGCTTTAAAAGGCAAAGCCATTTTACTTTTACTAAAGGTTTGGCTTGCTAGTGGTATGATGTTTTGCGTCTTTTCATACCAATTTAGTGATTCAGAAAAGCTGATAGTCATTAATTAGAAACCTTGTTCTTTGTCTTGTAGCAGCGACAATTTGTAGCCTTCATTTAACTCTATATCGGCATTGAGCGCATTAACTTGCGGGTGTGATTGTAAATACTCAACGATTTGTTGATAACCAAATTGTTGCCCATCGAAATGACGATAGATTGCTGAAATGACCTCAAAGTCTTGTGGATGGTCGACGCTAATTCGAAATTCAGAATAATCTTGATCTAT
This region of Pseudoalteromonas spongiae UST010723-006 genomic DNA includes:
- a CDS encoding aminotransferase class III-fold pyridoxal phosphate-dependent enzyme, whose product is MTISFSESLNWYEKTQNIIPLASQTFSKSKMALPFKAAPLFIKYGKGAQVTDLDNNIYTDYINGLLCVSLGYQDQEVDDAIKAQLLSGISFSLPHTLEAEVAELLVDLIPCAEMVRFAKNGSDVTSAAVRLARAYTGREHIAVCGYHGWQDWYIGSTTRDIGVPEATKKLTHGFTYNDISSLEALIENHPDELAAVIMEPLNIAPPEDGFLEKVREICSRNGIVLVFDEIITGFRYHLGGAQSYFGVTPDLATFGKGMANGMPLSAIVGKREVMMLMNDIFFSGTFGGETLSLAAAKATIGKMKKIEFSQYIWTLGNYLVEQYQKYCSEFTMFELKGLAPWTFLNITNDRVNSADTIKSWLIQELCKRGVLFIGTHNLSYAHSFENIDQLIMHYQELFTQLNDLDKQGNLAAHLDGKQIENVFKVR